AATAGTTCTTCTGAATATATGTCATAATATTCCAATAATTCTTTTACTTCTTCTTCTTTGAATCCTAGCATTTCGTTGAATTCTGGAGATAATGTTATATTCATTGTTATATTAAATCCACTAGTTAATGAGTCTAACATTATTGGACTTACGCCTGTCATGAATAGTCTTTCTATTATTGTTTCTGTTCCTTTTTTTATTTCTTCATAAAATTTCCTTACAAATCCATGTTTTGTTACGCTGTCTTTGAATAAATCAAGGTTAAAACTCAATAATTCATTTGCAAAATGATCGTATTCGTCTATTAATAAGTATATTGGTTTGTTTATTTCATTCTTTATTCTATCAAGAAATGAACCAAGAATATCTGCTGGTTCTGTTAGTTCTTTTTCTATTTTGGTTTTTATATTATATTCATACTTGAAATTGTCAAGAGAACGTATAACTTTATTTTTAAAACTCTTTATTAATTTTTCTTTATTTTCTGTTTGTATTCCAGAAAAATCCATATACAGGATATAATAACTATTTTTTAATGGTGTTGGATTTTTTCCTATGTATAAGTCTTTAAATAATTTTTCAAATTTTTCTGCATAATTAATATCATAATATTTGAGAGTGTGTCTAAAAACAATGTTTTTCCAAATTTCCTTGGTCTTAAATATACTATATTTTTTTCATTTAATGATTCTAATTTTTCTATATATTGTGTTCTATCTATGTAATAATAGTTTTGCATTATTAATCTTTCAAAATTTTGTTCTCCATATGGTATTTTTTTCTTCATATTTTCACCTCACCATTACCCACCTATAGTGTATGAACCACATGCTTATAGCTAATATACTTACAGTTAATATATATATTAAAATATATTCAAATATTTGCAAAGTAAATCCCTTTTATACCTTTATAATTGAATTATATCATATTTCAATACTGAAATATAGATTATTGCAAAAAGAACTATAAAAAGGTAAAAAGAGATTATAAAAAATTACACTGTCATTAGTTATAGCGGTATTTTTTTTATGATATAATACGTATATATGCCTTTTAATAAGGGAAAGAAAATGAGAAAAAGAAAACTATTTAAATTTATTAAGGTTATTATCATTATTATCGCTATTATATTGTATTTCCTTGTGGTTATTTTATTTGGAATTCTAATGGATTATAAACCAAATGATGTAATTAAAATAATATTATAAATAAGATTTTGGGGGCATTATAATGAAAAAAGCTAAAATTATAGATTTAAATAAAAATCATTTTGATGAAATTGCAGATTTTATTCTTCCTCTATATGAAAAAGATCCTATGGAATTTTTGTATATTGGACCGTCGGGAGACTATGTAAAACAAATTGCAGAAGCGGTAACAAGGAAAACAAATAAAACATTAAACAGAGATGCTTTTAGAGTTATAAATCAATATATTGTTGAATTATTTAAAAAACATGAACCGTCTTCACTTTTCATTGATAGAGACTTTTTAAAAGCATATATTGCAAATGAATTAGAAGATTTAATAGAAAAAGAGAAAAATAATATTCAATTCGAAAAATACTTAAAAACGCTTTCAAAATCAAAGTTTTCAATTGAATATCTCCTTGAAATATTTGAGAAAAAATGGGAAATATCAAGAATTTCTGATAAAGGTATTTTGGAAAGTAATGAATTATATATGGAAATGGATAAAGATATAGAAAGTGATGATAATCTATTTAAATTATATAAGCATTTAGAAGAAAAATTAGAAGATATATTAAATACAAAATTCGATAATTCAAAATCCATTAATAAAAATTATGATCAAATAAGTATATACAAATGGTTTTATGAGGAATTCGAAGGTAAAAAACTCGGTAAAACTTTAATAATAGGTGGTTTTTTTGATCTACCCCCAATACTTATTAATGTATTAAATAAACTATTTTCTTTATTCGACAATGTATATTTTTTAGCTTGGTCATTAAATGATGATGACTCATTTGATAGTCTAAAAAAAATATATAACTTTTTACGAAATAATGATTTTGACATAGAAGAAAAAAAAATACCCTTAAAAAAATTATTTAAAGATACTGTATTTTTTAAAGCTGAATTTAAAAATAATATTCTGGAAATAGAAAATATTGCTAAAGAAATAAAAAGAAAAATATTATATGAAAATTATGTGCCAAAAGACTTTGGAATAGTTGTTCCAGATTTTCAAACTGCAAATTCTTTAGCTGATTTTTTTGAAGAAATAAAAGTCCCATATAGATTAAAAAATGATATTTCATTATCTGAAAGTCTTGTTGTAAACAAACTATTATTGCCATTAAAAGTAAAATATTCCGGATATGAGGTCGATGATTTACTCGCTTTAATAGAAACTGGTTATGCTGGAGAAAGAACCTTATCTATTGATGAAATAGAAGAACTTTTAAAGAGCTTAAACTTATATTATGACTATCCAAAATCATCTTTAAAATCAAGAAAGGAAAAATGGATAAAAAGAATTGAAGAAAAATTAAACGAAGTTAAAAAAGAATTATTATCATCTGATGAAAAAGAAAGACTTGAAAAATCAAAAAAAGAGTTAGATGAATTAAAGAATATATTTTTTAATTTATTCGATCTTCTAGGGAAATTGGATAAAAAAGAACTTGAATTATCATATTATAGAAATCTATTAAATAATTGGATTAATGAAAAAGTTATTGATATTAGTAATATTGAAAAAGTTGAAAGCGAATTAAACGCATTATATAAATTTCAAGAGGTTTTATTAAAAACCGAAAAAAATTTGGAAAAATTAATATCTGGAAATATATCGCTTTCAAAGTACTATAATATTCTTTCGAGTTTAATTGAAACAGAAAAATATAGAATATCAGAAAAGTATTCTAATACAGTTGAAATTTTCACATTAAATGATTCTCGATTTATCCATAAAAAATTTAAAATTTTCATTTCATTTAGTGATAATAATTATCCTTCCATAGGAATAAACCCGTTACTTTCATATATTACAAAAAATGATTACTATTCTAAAATTTCAGAATTACAATTTAGAGAGAATATGTATATTTCAATGTTGTTTGCAGATAATGTAATAATCACTTATCCCAAAGCAACTATATCTGGAGAAGAAATTTCCATTTCCCCATACGAAAATGATTTAAAAAAATTATTTGAAATAAAAGAATATACATTTTTTTCAAAAAGCGAAGAGATAATTCCAATTAATACTAATGAAATTTATTCTCTAGAACAAGCCGTATTGTATTACACTTATAATAATTTAAATTCAAATATGGAAGAAATAAATAATATTATAAATCAAATTAACGAATTGAAAATTTCAAAAAAAATTTTTTCATGGAATTTAGGTGAATCTATTAAATTAAAAAATATTAGCCACAATAAAATCTCAACATATGTTGATTGTCCCTTTAAATATTATTTAAAATATATAGCAGAAATAAAAACAAATAAAGATTTTTCTATATTCTATGTGGGGAATTTAAAACACAAAATAATGAAAAAATTATTTGATAAATATTCAACATATAACTCAATAAAAAGTTTAGTGGATAATAAAGATGAATTATACAATGAGATAAAAAGAATAGCAAATGAAGAGTGGGATAAATCTGGAGTTGAAGAATTGCGAACATATAAAATTATTAAAGAAATAGAAATAGAGGTTATTTCAAATGAACTTTCTAACGTTGTTGATACATTAATTTCTCTTTATATATTCTTTGGTTCACCAAGATCAAAAAATAAAGAAGCTCTTTCATTAAAATATCAAAAAATTATTGAAAGTGAATATTCTATTAAAGGAGAATATAATAAATATAATTTAATTTCAAGAATTGATAGAATAGATGAAATGAATGAAAACCTAAATTTTGAATTAAAAGAAAAGAAAAAGAAAAATATTTTTGAATTAAAACCATCAAAAAAAGAAGAAAGAAAATCTTACTCTATTATTGATTACAAAAACAAAACAAGCTTTCAAACAGAACAATTATTGTTTTATTATTTGACACTTTTAAATAACAAAGATATATGGAAAGAAAAGGTTGCAAACAATCCTGTCTTTTTAAGTTTTTTACCAATGAGCAAGGAAAACGATAAATATAAATCTTTAAAATGGATAAAAATAGAAAATAATTTTGTATATATAAAATATCCAGGTAATTCTAACGCATATGAAAAAATAGATTTCAAAGAGTTTGAAAAATGGCTTGATAACATTATTAATTCTATAAAAAATACTAATTTCATTCCTGCTTTTTCAAACAAAAAAGAATTATTAAAATATAGGTTTTTAGATGAATTGTCAATAAAAGGATATTCTGTTCAAAACTCTAACGAAAAATATTACTCGTGCAAAATAGGAAATGAAGGTAAATGCGAATTTTATAGGTTCTGTAGCTTATTTCAATGGTTGGAGAATATAACTCTTAAAGAAAGAAAACACCTAACAAAAGATGATATAAAACTGTTAAGAGGTGAGCTCATTGACTAAAAATTTAAATATTAATGAATTAAAAAAAAATTTAGATAAAGATTATTTTATTTCCGCATCGGCAGGCACTGGAAAAACATATACAATTACAAAATATTATTTATCTATACTCGAAAAATTTGAAAAAGAAAATTATCCAGATATCGTTCAAAATATTCTAGCTGTTACTTTTACAAATAAAGCTGCTGGTGAAATGAAAGAAAGAATTTTAGAAGAAGTTGATAAAAAATTAGAAGAAAATAAAAATTATAAATATTGGAGACAAATAAAAACTAATTTAAATAGAGCATGGATTACAACAATAGATAGTTTTTGTTCTAAAATACTCAGAGAAAACAACATAGCAATTGGAGTGGATCCAAATTTCACAATAATAAATGAATTAAAAATGGAAATTGAGATAGAAAAATCCGTATATAATACTTTAAAAATATTATTCCAATTATATGAAGACAACAACAGAAATATTGAAGAATTAATATCTTTCTTACCAATTGAAAGAAGAGAAACTGTAAAAATATATATAAATGAATTACTCTCTGATTTGGTAAAATTTAATAGCTCATTGAAATATATAATCCAGGAACTTAATTTAGATATATTTAAAAAAGTTCTTTCTGAAACATTACAAAACTGGCGAACAGAAATGAAAAAAAGTGAACTTCCGGAGATAGAATTAATAAATAAAGACTTTAATGATGTGTTGTGGTTATTCAAAATTTCTTTATTAATTGCTCAAGAAATATATAATGTATACACAGAAGATCAATTCCAATTTGATTTCAAGGGTGTACTAGATAAAACTTTGGAAACGCTGAAAAATGAGAAAATACTAAATAAATATCAAAACAAATTTAAGTATATAATAGTTGACGAATATCAAGATACTAATTTTTTACAAAAAGAGTTATTTGATAAAATACATCAGAAAGGACATAATTATATCTTTTATGTTGGTGACAGAAAACAATCTATATACCGATTTAGAGGAGCAGATGTTTCTGTATTTGCTGTGACAGAAAATGAATTTAATGAAGATTCTAAATTTCAATTAAACATAAACCGACGTTCAAATGCTGAAATCGTTGAATTCGCCAATGAATTTTCTAAAAATGTTTTATTTAATGAAACCTTATTAAATTCGTATGAAAATATAAAAAATATATATCCGGATATTTTTAATAATCTATTATATAACGAAACTAAAGATAAATCTTATTTTGAAGCGAATGACGAAAATGATGTTATTCCTTCCATTGCAAAGGAGGATAAACATAGAATAAAATACATTATTTCAAACGATGAATATCATTCTATTGCAAAGACAATAAAAGCATTAGTAGGAAAAAAATTAAAATTCAGAAAAAGGAAAAATGGCTCCATTGTATTTGAAGAAAGAGAGATACAATATAGAGATATTGCTGTGTTACTAAGAGAATTAAAAAATTCTGAAGAAGAAATAAGAAAAGTTTTTAAAGAATATAAAATTCCTTTTTATATTTTAGGAAGTAAATCTTTTTACGATAAAAATGAAGTTCAAACAGTATTTTATGCCTTAAATGCTGTTGAGAATCCACATAATGATTTTAATTTTTCTGGTTATATGATGTCTTTAATGGTTGGAATGCCATTTAAAAAATTAAATAAACTAGTAAATTTAAAGAAAAAGAATAATTTCAAATCATTATATGAAACTGCTGAAAAGACAGATATACTTTCAAATAGCGAACGATCTGGCTTTGAAATATTAAAAAAATATGTAGAATTAAAATACTATCTAAATCCTACAGTTATTTTAAAAGGCTTAATATCTGAAACTAATTATTTATCTCGATTAACTGTATTACATGATCCGCATTATGCAATAGCAAATGTAAAAAAATTGTTAAACGAAGCAGAAAAATACAACACATTGGCTGTATCATTTTCAGAATTAATAAGACTTTTAAGGAAAACATCAGAACTATCTGAAGAAGAAGCTGCTATTGAAGACGAAAAACAAAACGTTGTAAAAGTATTAACTATTCACAAATCAAAAGGTCTGGAATTCCCTATTGTAATACTGGGTGGGTTAGGAAAAAAAATTGATTTAAATACAGAAGAAAAAACTGGAGATAAAATAAATGTATCAAATGAAAAAATAGAATTTTCTCTACCTGAAAATAATGTTAGGTATTTTGTACTAAAAAAACTATTCTTAAAAAAGGTTAAAAATATGGATATATCATCTATAAATACAGAAGATAAAATAAAAATACAGTTTGGAGAAAAGTTTTTAAACATATTTGACATTAACAAATTCCTTGAAGATACTGAATCATTAAGGCTTTTATATGTTGCTATTACTCGACCAAAAGAAATGTTAATACCAATTATCCCGTTAAAAAATGATAAAAATAATGAAAAATCGTCTGCAGCATTATTTATGAAATCAACATATGAAAAAAGAGATTTAATTCCAGAAAACGAATTGGTCTTTGAAACTCAGGAAATAGAAGAAAAAAATGAAAAAAAATTAGAAGATATTAATGAAAGAAATTTATCGGATCTAACATTATTTGCTTACAAAAAATATATAGCACCAACATATATAATAAATGAAATGAAGAGAGAGGAAAATTCTGAAGATTTAAC
This Marinitoga hydrogenitolerans DSM 16785 DNA region includes the following protein-coding sequences:
- a CDS encoding AAA family ATPase, with product MFKTKEIWKNIVFRHTLKYYDINYAEKFEKLFKDLYIGKNPTPLKNSYYILYMDFSGIQTENKEKLIKSFKNKVIRSLDNFKYEYNIKTKIEKELTEPADILGSFLDRIKNEINKPIYLLIDEYDHFANELLSFNLDLFKDSVTKHGFVRKFYEEIKKGTETIIERLFMTGVSPIMLDSLTSGFNITMNITLSPEFNEMLGFKEEEVKELLEYYDIYSEEL
- a CDS encoding AAA family ATPase, yielding MKKKIPYGEQNFERLIMQNYYYIDRTQYIEKLESLNEKNIVYLRPRKFGKTLFLDTLSNIMILIMQKNLKNYLKTYT
- a CDS encoding PD-(D/E)XK nuclease family protein yields the protein MKKAKIIDLNKNHFDEIADFILPLYEKDPMEFLYIGPSGDYVKQIAEAVTRKTNKTLNRDAFRVINQYIVELFKKHEPSSLFIDRDFLKAYIANELEDLIEKEKNNIQFEKYLKTLSKSKFSIEYLLEIFEKKWEISRISDKGILESNELYMEMDKDIESDDNLFKLYKHLEEKLEDILNTKFDNSKSINKNYDQISIYKWFYEEFEGKKLGKTLIIGGFFDLPPILINVLNKLFSLFDNVYFLAWSLNDDDSFDSLKKIYNFLRNNDFDIEEKKIPLKKLFKDTVFFKAEFKNNILEIENIAKEIKRKILYENYVPKDFGIVVPDFQTANSLADFFEEIKVPYRLKNDISLSESLVVNKLLLPLKVKYSGYEVDDLLALIETGYAGERTLSIDEIEELLKSLNLYYDYPKSSLKSRKEKWIKRIEEKLNEVKKELLSSDEKERLEKSKKELDELKNIFFNLFDLLGKLDKKELELSYYRNLLNNWINEKVIDISNIEKVESELNALYKFQEVLLKTEKNLEKLISGNISLSKYYNILSSLIETEKYRISEKYSNTVEIFTLNDSRFIHKKFKIFISFSDNNYPSIGINPLLSYITKNDYYSKISELQFRENMYISMLFADNVIITYPKATISGEEISISPYENDLKKLFEIKEYTFFSKSEEIIPINTNEIYSLEQAVLYYTYNNLNSNMEEINNIINQINELKISKKIFSWNLGESIKLKNISHNKISTYVDCPFKYYLKYIAEIKTNKDFSIFYVGNLKHKIMKKLFDKYSTYNSIKSLVDNKDELYNEIKRIANEEWDKSGVEELRTYKIIKEIEIEVISNELSNVVDTLISLYIFFGSPRSKNKEALSLKYQKIIESEYSIKGEYNKYNLISRIDRIDEMNENLNFELKEKKKKNIFELKPSKKEERKSYSIIDYKNKTSFQTEQLLFYYLTLLNNKDIWKEKVANNPVFLSFLPMSKENDKYKSLKWIKIENNFVYIKYPGNSNAYEKIDFKEFEKWLDNIINSIKNTNFIPAFSNKKELLKYRFLDELSIKGYSVQNSNEKYYSCKIGNEGKCEFYRFCSLFQWLENITLKERKHLTKDDIKLLRGELID
- a CDS encoding UvrD-helicase domain-containing protein, whose amino-acid sequence is MTKNLNINELKKNLDKDYFISASAGTGKTYTITKYYLSILEKFEKENYPDIVQNILAVTFTNKAAGEMKERILEEVDKKLEENKNYKYWRQIKTNLNRAWITTIDSFCSKILRENNIAIGVDPNFTIINELKMEIEIEKSVYNTLKILFQLYEDNNRNIEELISFLPIERRETVKIYINELLSDLVKFNSSLKYIIQELNLDIFKKVLSETLQNWRTEMKKSELPEIELINKDFNDVLWLFKISLLIAQEIYNVYTEDQFQFDFKGVLDKTLETLKNEKILNKYQNKFKYIIVDEYQDTNFLQKELFDKIHQKGHNYIFYVGDRKQSIYRFRGADVSVFAVTENEFNEDSKFQLNINRRSNAEIVEFANEFSKNVLFNETLLNSYENIKNIYPDIFNNLLYNETKDKSYFEANDENDVIPSIAKEDKHRIKYIISNDEYHSIAKTIKALVGKKLKFRKRKNGSIVFEEREIQYRDIAVLLRELKNSEEEIRKVFKEYKIPFYILGSKSFYDKNEVQTVFYALNAVENPHNDFNFSGYMMSLMVGMPFKKLNKLVNLKKKNNFKSLYETAEKTDILSNSERSGFEILKKYVELKYYLNPTVILKGLISETNYLSRLTVLHDPHYAIANVKKLLNEAEKYNTLAVSFSELIRLLRKTSELSEEEAAIEDEKQNVVKVLTIHKSKGLEFPIVILGGLGKKIDLNTEEKTGDKINVSNEKIEFSLPENNVRYFVLKKLFLKKVKNMDISSINTEDKIKIQFGEKFLNIFDINKFLEDTESLRLLYVAITRPKEMLIPIIPLKNDKNNEKSSAALFMKSTYEKRDLIPENELVFETQEIEEKNEKKLEDINERNLSDLTLFAYKKYIAPTYIINEMKREENSEDLTEEHYIDIKDFFENEDYLLKGTEMHAIMESITNFSQIQSLIKNGNLPKAFDNELIKRLFTAKKVKTEWRLVKRMVFNGIEYMIFGVPDRVIFDENNNIEIIDYKYSDLSNKEKIEDYKFQLNFYMYLLKDFGNPKKGYVISLKNGKIIEVDPDENFEEYLKEIITTI